CGGCTTATTTAAGCAGTTTGGGCGGAGCGGAACACAAAGGCTTAATTATTGCACTTTTTACACTTACTGCCGGTATTTCCAGGCCTTTTAGTGGGAAGCTTACCGATAAAATCGGCCGGGTTCCTGTTATGGCCGTTGGCTCTTTGGTTTGTTTTGTATGTGGATTTCTATATCCTGTATTGGCGAGTGTAGCAGGATTTCTTTTCTTAAGGCTGATCCACGGTTTTTCTACAGGATTTAAACCTACTGCAACCGCAGCTTATATTGCAGATATTATCCCCAAAAACAGATGGGGAGAAGCAATGGGTTTTCATGGCTTATGCTTCTCGACAGGTATGGCTATTGGTCCGGCTATTGGAAGCGGAATTACCTTATTTTTTTCCATCAACACGCTTTTTTACGTTTCATCGTTATTCGCATTTCTTTCAATTGCCATAATTTTTAATATGAAGGAAACGTTAAAAGATAAACAGAAATTTAGCCCGGCTGTATTGAAGATCGGAAAACATGAAATTATAAATAAACAAGTGCTTCCTGTTTTTTGGGTAACAATTTTCAGCTACGTTAGCTATGGTGCACTTATTACTTTAATTCCAGATTGGAGCGAATCAATTGGAATCAAAAACAAAGGACTCTTCTTTATGGTATTTACTATAGCTTCCATATGTGTAAGACTAATCGCTGGAAAAGTAGCCGACAAATACGGACGTATTCCGGTATTAAAAATTTCTTTGGTACTGCTTTGTATTTCCCTTGCATGGATGGCTACCTGGCAAACTGCAATAGGATTACTATCGGGGTCTGTAATTTATGGATTTGCCACGGGAACTTTTTCGCCGGCAATTTCTGCCTGGGCAGTAGATCTAAGTGATGAAGACAAACGTGGAAAGTCGGTAGCTACAATGTACATTGCTTTGGAAGCGGGCATTGGTTTAGGTGCTTTTTTCGCAGGATATTTCTTTCAGGATGTTCTGCAGCGAATTCCATACATTTTTTATGGCGCTGGCGTCGCAAATCTTGTAGCCTTATTTTATATTTTAAATTATCAAAAGAGAAAAAGACAGACACTTATTAATAAAAATGCTTTTATCTAAAATGAAGAAAACAGCTTTAGTATTATTTTTATCATATATTTCTATCTGTGGATATGCACAAAAAAAGCAATCCTTTATAGATCAATTAAACAAGAGTAACCCCTGGGTTGACTCTGTATATAATTCCCTATCCAACAAAGAGAAATTAGGACAACTTTTTATGCTAAGAGCGCATTCTGACAAAGGAAAGGAATATGCTGATAAAGTTGCCAAGCAAATTAAAGACAATCAGGTTGGCGGTTTGGTGTTCTTTCAGGGCGGACCAGTCAGACAAGCGATCTTAACAAATCAATATCAAAAACTGGTACCTGTTCCATTAATGATTGCCATGGATGCGGAGTGGGGGTTAGGAATGCGTTTAGATAGTACTATTTCCTATCCATATCAGATGACATTGGGTGCAATTCAGAATAATCAATTGCTATACAAAATGGGTGAGCAGGTTGCAAAAGATTTCAAACGTATAGGTATGCAAATGAACTTTGCTCCCGTTGTGGATATTAATAATAATCCCAATAATCCAGTTATTAATTATCGTTCTTTTGGTGAGAATAAATACAATGTGGCCGATAAAGGGGTCGCTTACATGAAAGGTATGCAGGATAATGGCATTTTTACAACAGCGAAACACTTTCCAGGTCATGGTGATACAGATGTAGACTCACATTACGATTTACCACAGATTCCTTTCTCAAAAGCAAGATTAGATACTTTGGAAATGTTTCCTTTCAAAAAATTAATGGCTAATGGTGCTACTGGAGTTATGGTTGGACATATGAATATTCCCGCTCTAGATCCTACCCCAAACCTTTCGTCCTCTCTTTCTAGACCAATAGTAACGGGAATTCTTAAAAATGACTTCGGTTTCAAGGGTTTGGTTGTATCTGATGCCATGGAAATGAAAGGGGCAATAAAATATTTCCCCAATGGACAAGCAGATGTCAAAGCTTTATTTGCAGGATTGGATGTTATAGAACTTTCGGAAGACACAGAAAGAGCCATAAAAATGCTCAAAAAAGCAATTAGGCATAAGGAGATACCGGCAAAAGAAGTAGAGGCAAAAATCAAAAAAGTTCTTGCAGCTAAATACTGGATGGGATTGAATAATTTAGAAGAAGTCAATCTGGCTAATCTTTACCAGGATCTGAATAGGGCAGAATCAAAAAACCTCATTCAACAATTGGCCGACGCTTCTGTTACTGTGCTAAAAAGTACCAGCGCATTCCCTCTAAGGAATGATTTTGTCAGGAAAACAGTGATTTTAAATATCGGCTCTGGCTCTAATACCACTTTTTCAAATACCTTAAAGAAGATTAAACCGGGCGCAACAGTTATTAATATCCCCAAAAATATTAATGAGGTTGAGCTAGGTATTATCAGGAACAACATGAAACCGTACGATCAGATAATTATGGCCATTATTGACAACAGGTTAAGACCCGCGGGCAAACTGGATTTTAGTTCACATCTGCTTCAATTTGTTTCCGAATTCTCAACTAAGAATACTATTACTGCTCTATTTGCAAATCCTTATACTATTACGGAAATCCCTGGATTTGAAAGATCTGCATCTGTTATTATCGGTTATCAAAATTTACCCGAAATACAACTTTCTGCTGCAAAAGTGATCTTAGGAGCACATAAAGCCAGCGGAAAACTTCCGGTTAGCATTAATGCTTTCTTTAAATATGGAGATGGAATTCAGATGAAATAAAGATATAAAGACATATTTATTATGTGGAATTATGTTTTACCACATAGAAACATAGTTTTTGTATTATTCGGGC
This genomic interval from Pseudopedobacter saltans DSM 12145 contains the following:
- a CDS encoding MFS transporter, with product MDYSEQRSIYTLQFSLLCLSSFLFSASFNMLIPELPAYLSSLGGAEHKGLIIALFTLTAGISRPFSGKLTDKIGRVPVMAVGSLVCFVCGFLYPVLASVAGFLFLRLIHGFSTGFKPTATAAYIADIIPKNRWGEAMGFHGLCFSTGMAIGPAIGSGITLFFSINTLFYVSSLFAFLSIAIIFNMKETLKDKQKFSPAVLKIGKHEIINKQVLPVFWVTIFSYVSYGALITLIPDWSESIGIKNKGLFFMVFTIASICVRLIAGKVADKYGRIPVLKISLVLLCISLAWMATWQTAIGLLSGSVIYGFATGTFSPAISAWAVDLSDEDKRGKSVATMYIALEAGIGLGAFFAGYFFQDVLQRIPYIFYGAGVANLVALFYILNYQKRKRQTLINKNAFI
- a CDS encoding glycoside hydrolase family 3 protein; this translates as MKKTALVLFLSYISICGYAQKKQSFIDQLNKSNPWVDSVYNSLSNKEKLGQLFMLRAHSDKGKEYADKVAKQIKDNQVGGLVFFQGGPVRQAILTNQYQKLVPVPLMIAMDAEWGLGMRLDSTISYPYQMTLGAIQNNQLLYKMGEQVAKDFKRIGMQMNFAPVVDINNNPNNPVINYRSFGENKYNVADKGVAYMKGMQDNGIFTTAKHFPGHGDTDVDSHYDLPQIPFSKARLDTLEMFPFKKLMANGATGVMVGHMNIPALDPTPNLSSSLSRPIVTGILKNDFGFKGLVVSDAMEMKGAIKYFPNGQADVKALFAGLDVIELSEDTERAIKMLKKAIRHKEIPAKEVEAKIKKVLAAKYWMGLNNLEEVNLANLYQDLNRAESKNLIQQLADASVTVLKSTSAFPLRNDFVRKTVILNIGSGSNTTFSNTLKKIKPGATVINIPKNINEVELGIIRNNMKPYDQIIMAIIDNRLRPAGKLDFSSHLLQFVSEFSTKNTITALFANPYTITEIPGFERSASVIIGYQNLPEIQLSAAKVILGAHKASGKLPVSINAFFKYGDGIQMK